Proteins encoded in a region of the Synergistaceae bacterium DZ-S4 genome:
- a CDS encoding putative DNA binding domain-containing protein, giving the protein MDIKERFNLEFKEKINKKFLKTVSAYANYNDEEIIFGIDDAGNVVGLDNIDNECIKIENMINDSLDPVPQFTTTSENKEGKNIVVLRVKKGGDTPYYSGGKTYKRSDTSTVEVDRSELTRLALNGVNMDYEKRKASSQNLSFNVLKQALNERAGIKRTDLDILRTLNLYDVSGYFNIAGELLADKNQINFSGIDIIRFGADVDQILYRETINNKSLLSQYYRALAIFEQYYQYEEIEGYERVKKEMIPREAFREALANAIIHRVWDINSYIQISMYDDLIEIKSPGGLPNGLSKKEYLHYNISVLRNPIISGVFYRLGIIEKFGTGIARINREYINSLSKPDFHIEENSISILLPVIRTDTSDLAKDEIKIYNLLKKEKELSRKELDDALGFDKAKTIRILNNLVKKKIIIKQKQGPGTTYKLI; this is encoded by the coding sequence ATGGACATCAAAGAAAGATTTAACCTTGAGTTTAAGGAGAAAATAAACAAGAAATTTTTGAAGACTGTCAGCGCTTACGCGAACTACAATGACGAAGAAATTATATTTGGTATTGATGATGCCGGAAATGTTGTGGGTCTGGATAATATTGATAATGAGTGCATCAAAATAGAAAACATGATAAATGATTCTTTGGATCCTGTCCCTCAATTTACAACAACCAGTGAAAACAAAGAGGGGAAAAACATTGTTGTGCTTCGTGTAAAAAAGGGCGGAGACACACCGTATTATTCGGGAGGAAAAACATATAAGCGATCTGATACTTCAACCGTTGAGGTTGACAGATCTGAGTTAACAAGGCTGGCTTTGAATGGGGTCAACATGGATTATGAAAAACGAAAGGCATCTTCGCAAAACTTAAGTTTTAATGTATTGAAACAAGCGTTAAATGAACGGGCTGGTATAAAAAGAACAGATTTAGATATTTTAAGAACTTTGAATCTGTACGATGTTAGCGGGTATTTCAATATTGCCGGAGAATTACTGGCAGACAAAAACCAAATTAATTTTTCAGGAATCGATATCATCCGTTTTGGAGCGGATGTTGATCAGATCCTATACAGAGAGACAATCAACAATAAATCGCTGTTGTCACAATATTACAGGGCATTAGCAATTTTTGAACAGTACTACCAATATGAAGAAATAGAAGGATATGAAAGAGTAAAAAAAGAGATGATCCCCCGAGAAGCCTTTCGGGAAGCATTGGCTAATGCCATAATTCACAGAGTGTGGGACATAAACTCTTATATTCAAATATCAATGTATGATGATTTGATCGAAATTAAATCACCGGGAGGTCTGCCTAACGGCCTTTCAAAGAAAGAATATCTGCACTATAACATATCAGTATTGCGAAATCCGATCATATCCGGCGTATTCTATCGCCTGGGGATCATAGAAAAGTTTGGGACTGGGATTGCCAGGATAAACAGGGAGTATATCAACAGCTTATCCAAACCAGATTTTCATATCGAAGAAAACAGCATATCCATCCTTCTGCCTGTTATAAGGACTGATACCTCAGACTTGGCGAAAGATGAAATCAAAATATACAATTTATTGAAGAAAGAAAAAGAGCTGTCCAGAAAAGAATTGGACGACGCTCTTGGTTTTGATAAAGCTAAGACCATTCGGATCCTTAACAATTTAGTAAAGAAGAAAATAATAATTAAGCAAAAGCAAGGCCCCGGAACCACCTATAAATTGATTTGA
- a CDS encoding type IV toxin-antitoxin system AbiEi family antitoxin domain-containing protein has translation MDHPEKLKKLIQKQHGTVLSSDLDRNEIPRVYLRKMLSEGQLERVGRGVYVSVDSIEDEMYFMQTKYPKLIYSHETALYLHGLSDRAPFQYSASVPSGYKVVGNVADRFKIYYVKKELHEQGVETVKSAHGNPIRTYILERTICDLIRSRSRVDIQILNDALKRFVKLKSTDYSILMDHAKKLRVETPLKNYLEALL, from the coding sequence GTGGATCATCCTGAAAAGCTGAAAAAACTAATTCAGAAGCAACACGGGACAGTTCTAAGTTCGGATCTTGATAGAAATGAGATCCCCAGAGTTTACCTGCGGAAGATGCTGTCAGAGGGGCAGCTTGAAAGAGTAGGCAGGGGTGTTTATGTGTCAGTTGATTCCATTGAGGATGAAATGTATTTCATGCAAACTAAATATCCGAAGCTGATCTACTCTCATGAAACAGCCCTATATTTGCATGGCCTTTCGGATAGGGCTCCCTTTCAATATTCAGCCTCTGTTCCAAGTGGATATAAAGTGGTTGGTAATGTGGCTGACCGGTTCAAAATCTACTACGTCAAGAAAGAACTTCATGAACAGGGAGTAGAAACTGTTAAAAGCGCCCATGGCAATCCGATCAGGACCTATATTCTTGAAAGAACGATCTGTGATCTGATCAGAAGCAGAAGCCGCGTAGACATCCAGATCCTGAATGACGCATTAAAACGATTTGTGAAATTAAAGTCAACGGATTACTCGATCCTCATGGATCATGCAAAAAAACTCAGAGTTGAAACTCCCCTCAAAAATTATCTGGAGGCGTTGCTATGA
- a CDS encoding tRNA-binding protein, with the protein MTDAVKPEISFKLLNKIDIRVGEILNVADVPDSQKLVRLTVDFGTFKRNILVGMKQERKNPKEIEGKQALFVVNLPPKKMAGEVSEGMLFDIGYEDGITPVLAQPETPVPNGTRAC; encoded by the coding sequence ATGACAGATGCGGTAAAACCCGAAATATCATTTAAATTGCTTAACAAGATAGACATTAGGGTCGGAGAAATACTGAATGTGGCAGACGTGCCCGATTCGCAGAAACTTGTCAGGCTGACAGTTGATTTCGGCACTTTTAAACGCAATATACTCGTTGGAATGAAGCAGGAGAGGAAAAACCCGAAAGAGATAGAGGGTAAGCAGGCTCTGTTTGTTGTAAACCTGCCGCCTAAAAAAATGGCCGGAGAAGTGTCTGAGGGTATGCTCTTTGATATCGGTTACGAAGACGGGATAACACCCGTCCTTGCACAGCCTGAAACTCCGGTGCCCAACGGGACAAGAGCCTGCTGA
- a CDS encoding RtcB family protein, with protein MIEIRGKYNTAKVFTDNIEPSAGAQILELCNQSFAEGSRIRIMPDVHTGAGCTIGTTMTIRDKVVPNLVGVDIGCGMTVAYIDTYSIDYFKLDEFIRSYIPSGFSINKDPLNIASSIDLSELECGKHVEIDKAYRSIGSLGGGNHFIEIDKDTRGNYCLVVHSGSRHLGLEVAEWYQDAAWKLRKCVSENTELPPKALAYLEDDIFSKDGRSNKLFTSYIHDMKIVQKFAQINRQAIADRICGHMGWKINDTFTTIHNYIDTGKMILRKGAVSAQKGERLLIPINMRDGSLLCIGKGNPDWNFSAPHGAGRLMSRTMAMEVCSMNEYRKSMEGIYTTSVSCDTLDECPEAYKPMNEIITNISDTADITDHLRPVYNFKASERQGWRRRKGGYGPGDH; from the coding sequence ATGATCGAGATCCGCGGAAAATACAATACGGCTAAGGTCTTCACTGACAATATCGAACCATCTGCCGGCGCGCAGATATTAGAGCTCTGCAATCAGTCTTTTGCCGAGGGCAGCCGTATACGTATAATGCCTGATGTTCACACAGGAGCAGGCTGTACGATCGGCACTACTATGACGATCAGGGATAAAGTGGTGCCGAACCTTGTTGGTGTAGACATAGGCTGTGGCATGACAGTTGCATATATCGACACTTATTCGATCGACTACTTTAAACTGGACGAATTTATCAGAAGTTATATACCAAGCGGGTTTTCAATAAATAAGGATCCGCTTAACATTGCCTCTTCGATAGACCTCAGTGAACTTGAATGCGGCAAACATGTTGAAATAGACAAGGCATACAGAAGTATAGGAAGCCTTGGCGGCGGCAACCATTTTATTGAGATTGACAAAGACACGAGGGGAAATTACTGTCTGGTCGTCCATTCAGGAAGCCGGCACCTGGGACTTGAGGTCGCTGAGTGGTATCAGGACGCCGCCTGGAAACTCCGCAAGTGCGTATCTGAAAACACGGAACTTCCGCCGAAAGCTTTAGCTTACCTGGAGGATGATATCTTCTCTAAGGACGGCAGATCAAACAAGCTCTTCACTTCATACATCCACGATATGAAAATAGTTCAGAAATTTGCGCAAATAAACAGGCAGGCGATAGCAGACCGCATCTGCGGACATATGGGCTGGAAGATAAATGATACCTTCACTACAATACATAACTATATAGACACCGGCAAAATGATTTTGCGCAAGGGTGCGGTGTCCGCACAGAAAGGAGAACGCCTGCTTATCCCGATAAATATGCGTGATGGCAGCCTGCTTTGTATAGGCAAGGGAAATCCGGACTGGAACTTTTCGGCCCCGCACGGAGCAGGACGCCTGATGTCGCGCACTATGGCAATGGAGGTATGCAGCATGAACGAATATAGGAAGTCCATGGAGGGGATATATACCACCTCGGTCAGCTGCGATACACTGGACGAGTGTCCCGAAGCCTATAAGCCGATGAACGAGATAATCACAAATATCTCAGATACTGCGGATATTACAGATCATCTGCGGCCGGTTTATAACTTTAAGGCTTCAGAGAGGCAAGGCTGGCGCAGAAGAAAAGGAGGCTATGGCCCAGGTGATCATTAA
- a CDS encoding transcriptional regulator — METKGPVANRYLIATNILRDNYISHHSAFEYYGYANQVFYEVYVSGEGRFVDFEYDHITYRYVAPRIEAGVSLKEDGVRVTDMERTILDSINDFDKIGGLEELLRCLELINYADEEKLLLYLEAYHKQVLYQKTGYILEHLKKQLRISDNFFEVCKSKLKSSVRYLYTGIEHEPNTFNKRWKLVVPPDLMKLVSKGADVNADV; from the coding sequence ATGGAAACAAAAGGGCCGGTCGCTAACCGCTACCTTATAGCAACAAATATATTGCGCGATAACTACATTTCACACCATTCGGCCTTTGAATATTACGGTTATGCAAACCAGGTTTTCTACGAAGTCTATGTATCCGGCGAAGGACGTTTTGTTGACTTCGAATACGACCACATAACGTACCGTTATGTGGCTCCTCGGATAGAAGCTGGTGTCAGCCTGAAGGAAGATGGTGTCCGTGTAACGGATATGGAGCGTACTATCCTGGACAGTATCAATGACTTTGATAAAATAGGCGGCTTGGAAGAACTGCTGCGATGTTTGGAGCTTATAAACTATGCAGACGAAGAAAAACTTCTGCTTTACCTTGAAGCTTATCACAAGCAGGTCCTATATCAGAAAACGGGATATATCCTCGAGCACCTGAAAAAGCAGCTGCGCATTTCTGACAACTTTTTCGAGGTTTGTAAAAGCAAGCTCAAAAGCAGCGTCCGCTATCTTTATACCGGCATAGAACATGAGCCTAACACCTTCAACAAACGATGGAAACTGGTCGTGCCTCCGGACCTGATGAAGCTAGTATCGAAGGGGGCAGACGTAAATGCGGACGTATGA
- a CDS encoding nucleotidyl transferase AbiEii/AbiGii toxin family protein — MRTYEKSRLSQESQKLGFIRDTYEKVCRLSSVLSFMQSDPLLKESLALKGGTAINLTIFDLPRLSVDIDLDYAKNNSRDEMISERMDITEIIRRYMAAEGYDLSNRSKTYHSLDSFFFVYTNSAEVRDNIKIELNYSLRSHVFPLKYRSVKVHGYMSAAEVLSVAPIEIFAGKIVALLSRAAARDLYDINNMLNYGLFDEAEQDMLRRCVVYYSAVCGERAPETFDIDRIDSLTKYKIKTDLLPVIRRTERFDLAAAQNRVKTYLTELLVQTDAERSFCDAFRNKDYRPELLFHGEMLERVKNHPMALWKCRGI; from the coding sequence ATGCGGACGTATGAAAAAAGCAGGCTCTCCCAAGAGTCACAAAAACTTGGGTTCATCCGCGATACATATGAGAAAGTCTGCAGACTCTCTTCAGTTTTAAGTTTCATGCAAAGTGACCCGTTGCTAAAAGAGAGCTTAGCTCTCAAAGGAGGAACGGCAATCAATCTGACGATATTTGATCTGCCCCGTCTCTCCGTGGACATAGACCTTGATTACGCAAAGAACAACAGCAGGGATGAGATGATATCAGAGCGGATGGATATCACAGAGATAATTCGGAGATATATGGCAGCTGAAGGATATGATCTAAGCAACAGATCCAAAACATATCATTCACTTGACTCCTTCTTTTTCGTCTACACTAACTCTGCGGAGGTCAGAGACAATATTAAAATAGAACTGAACTACTCGTTGCGCAGCCATGTGTTTCCCCTTAAATACAGAAGTGTAAAAGTGCATGGTTATATGTCTGCCGCCGAGGTGCTCTCCGTTGCTCCAATAGAGATATTCGCAGGCAAGATAGTCGCACTGCTGTCAAGAGCTGCTGCCAGGGATCTATATGACATTAACAACATGCTTAACTATGGATTATTTGATGAAGCTGAGCAAGATATGCTTCGCCGGTGTGTAGTTTACTACAGCGCAGTCTGTGGTGAGCGAGCACCGGAAACCTTTGATATTGACAGGATCGACAGCTTAACAAAATATAAAATTAAAACGGATCTCTTACCGGTCATCAGAAGGACTGAAAGGTTTGACCTTGCTGCGGCACAGAACAGAGTAAAGACATACCTGACTGAACTGCTCGTGCAGACTGATGCCGAACGTTCTTTTTGTGATGCTTTCAGAAACAAAGATTACCGCCCGGAATTGCTTTTTCACGGTGAAATGCTTGAACGTGTAAAGAATCATCCAATGGCACTTTGGAAGTGCCGAGGAATCTAA
- a CDS encoding transposase, translating to MARPLRIEYPGAFYHVTSRGNERKDIFESNTEREIFLSYLASAQEKYEAVVHAYCLMSNHYHLMIETPQGNLSQIMKYINSSYTNFFNIKRKRTGHLLQGRYKAVLVEADAYATELSRYIHLNPVRAGMVRSPEEYRWSSYSYYTERSSPSWLKTGFILGYFGTDPTQSRRDYRNYVIEKVNGGYIDPLAGVVASTILGSEDFVRRIKENELDGRTLDRDLPALTELKEKTDPKMIQEAALEIFPDDKRTARFAGIYLCHRYSAAKLREIGCLYRLSDSGVTQARRRFEAAMKVDAPLRKKIEEVLVILGL from the coding sequence ATGGCGAGGCCTTTGCGGATAGAATATCCCGGAGCTTTTTATCATGTTACCTCAAGGGGAAATGAACGGAAGGATATTTTCGAAAGTAACACCGAACGTGAAATCTTCCTTTCTTACCTTGCATCCGCTCAAGAAAAATACGAAGCTGTCGTTCACGCCTATTGCCTTATGTCGAACCATTATCACTTGATGATCGAGACCCCGCAGGGTAATCTCTCTCAGATAATGAAATACATCAACAGTTCCTACACCAACTTTTTTAATATCAAAAGAAAACGAACGGGACACCTTTTGCAGGGACGCTACAAAGCTGTCCTGGTTGAAGCCGATGCCTACGCTACAGAGCTTTCACGCTACATCCATCTGAATCCGGTCAGAGCGGGAATGGTCAGGTCTCCGGAAGAGTATCGCTGGTCAAGTTACAGTTATTACACAGAGAGAAGTTCTCCGTCCTGGCTCAAAACAGGATTCATTCTCGGATATTTTGGCACGGACCCCACACAGTCTCGCAGGGACTACAGAAATTATGTAATAGAAAAGGTCAACGGAGGCTACATTGACCCGCTTGCAGGAGTAGTAGCTTCGACCATATTGGGGAGCGAAGATTTTGTTCGCCGCATCAAAGAGAACGAGCTTGATGGAAGGACTTTGGACAGGGATCTTCCTGCGTTGACGGAACTTAAAGAAAAAACGGATCCGAAAATGATCCAAGAGGCAGCCCTGGAAATCTTTCCGGATGACAAAAGAACTGCGCGATTTGCCGGAATATATTTATGCCACCGTTACAGCGCGGCAAAGCTGAGGGAGATCGGATGCCTTTACCGGTTGTCTGATTCCGGCGTGACTCAGGCGAGAAGAAGATTTGAAGCAGCCATGAAGGTGGACGCCCCATTGAGAAAAAAGATAGAAGAAGTCCTGGTGATCCTTGGTCTGTGA
- a CDS encoding transcriptional regulator produces the protein MKYLDKLIKLGCFSRQDAVAIVGTEKAAHSLLHDYVNAGYIERIRRDLYATISLETKQPVSNRFLIATRIADDAYVSYHSAFEYFGYANQVFHEVYVTTTSRFRNFNYDGITYTRVSPRIDPGVITTNTGIRVTDIERTVIDSICSFEKIGGLEELLRCLMLVPALKPEKLIKYLDDYGQANLYQRSGFLLAEFSEQLGLVKPFFDHCKSKIPKAKKYLYSEKDALSKHFVLHEDWMIFAPENIKSITGKGVDL, from the coding sequence ATGAAATATCTGGATAAACTAATTAAGTTGGGCTGCTTTTCTCGTCAAGATGCTGTTGCCATAGTAGGAACCGAAAAAGCGGCACACTCTTTGCTTCATGATTATGTCAATGCTGGATATATTGAACGGATTCGCAGAGACCTTTATGCAACTATCAGCCTTGAAACGAAGCAGCCTGTCTCAAATCGATTTTTGATTGCAACGCGTATTGCTGACGATGCTTACGTTTCGTATCACAGTGCATTTGAATACTTTGGCTACGCCAATCAAGTATTTCATGAAGTCTATGTAACGACAACCAGCAGATTCAGGAATTTTAATTATGACGGGATAACCTATACGAGAGTTTCACCGAGAATTGATCCCGGGGTAATTACGACCAATACCGGAATCAGAGTCACAGATATTGAAAGGACCGTCATTGACAGTATCTGTTCCTTTGAGAAAATTGGAGGCCTGGAGGAACTTCTTCGTTGCCTGATGCTGGTTCCTGCATTAAAACCCGAGAAGCTTATAAAATATCTTGACGATTATGGTCAGGCAAATTTATATCAAAGATCCGGTTTCTTGCTCGCAGAATTTTCGGAACAGCTGGGTCTTGTAAAACCGTTCTTTGATCACTGTAAAAGCAAAATTCCCAAAGCAAAGAAATATCTTTATTCCGAAAAAGATGCCCTTTCAAAACACTTTGTCTTACACGAGGACTGGATGATTTTTGCCCCTGAGAACATAAAATCAATAACCGGTAAGGGGGTCGATCTGTAG
- a CDS encoding nucleotidyl transferase AbiEii/AbiGii toxin family protein, whose product MPEWSKLLLGKQAKELGFVRDTYEKVCRLTEILKFFENDAVLGKSLALKGGTAINLTILNLPRLSVDIDLDFSENVGRDEMLAMKSIISDRIEKYMRADGYSLSPKSKQYYALDSYVYEYINSGGMKDNIKVEINYMLRCHILEIGQRHFESTWQPAGVSVLNVDPVEIFGSKIVALMNRTAPRDLYDIHNLVKFGLFDVSQKQMLRKCVVFYSAIGADSPPLEFQTGTVDLVTQMRIKTDLYPVLRNKDHFDLKTAQVEVKAWLNDLLQMENNEKEFLNAFRKKTYQPDLLFGSHEILDRIQNHPMALWKCSQR is encoded by the coding sequence GTGCCTGAATGGAGCAAACTATTATTGGGAAAGCAAGCCAAGGAGCTTGGGTTTGTCCGGGATACCTATGAGAAAGTATGCAGATTAACTGAAATACTGAAATTTTTCGAAAATGATGCAGTGCTTGGAAAATCCCTCGCGTTGAAGGGCGGAACAGCAATCAATCTGACGATCCTTAACTTGCCAAGGTTATCCGTTGATATTGATCTGGACTTTTCTGAAAATGTCGGCCGCGATGAAATGCTGGCTATGAAATCAATAATCAGTGACCGAATCGAGAAATATATGAGAGCTGACGGCTATTCATTGAGTCCCAAATCAAAGCAATATTATGCTCTGGATTCCTATGTTTATGAATACATCAACTCCGGAGGAATGAAGGATAACATTAAGGTCGAAATCAATTATATGCTTCGATGCCATATTCTTGAAATCGGACAAAGGCATTTCGAATCGACCTGGCAACCGGCAGGAGTATCTGTACTTAACGTGGATCCAGTTGAAATATTTGGAAGTAAAATCGTCGCATTAATGAATCGAACGGCCCCGAGAGACCTTTATGATATTCATAACCTGGTTAAATTTGGTTTGTTTGATGTGTCTCAGAAGCAAATGTTAAGGAAGTGCGTTGTATTTTACAGTGCAATCGGGGCAGATTCGCCTCCTCTTGAGTTTCAGACAGGCACGGTTGATCTGGTAACTCAGATGCGTATCAAGACAGATCTTTATCCTGTTTTGCGAAACAAGGACCATTTTGATCTTAAAACAGCTCAGGTAGAAGTCAAAGCCTGGCTTAATGATTTATTGCAGATGGAAAATAACGAAAAGGAATTCCTCAATGCCTTTAGGAAAAAAACATATCAGCCGGATCTCCTTTTTGGATCACACGAAATATTGGATCGTATCCAAAACCATCCTATGGCACTCTGGAAGTGCTCGCAAAGGTAG